From the Candidatus Cloacimonadaceae bacterium genome, one window contains:
- a CDS encoding C25 family cysteine peptidase — MNRFLCVIALLLLAFGIVANTVYHYELALPRIEEKSGYSRVSLDGTQTWGEPGEPALPWFGTKILLPLGTEAVEIKITRGNPKTYTLAKPIEALQIQYPFSQTELMPPTLPNSDIYNGEMPFPYQIHNGLNTQFLAGHSINFSAVSPFEYHPLSGELVFYQNFHIEIETRATERAASAMYLLKQDAHTGNLLLRSTDNHAAVPRYESRTTGFEYIIIHDTAKYNQWLPLKDFYTMKGYSVLMKPLQEITAQVTGSDTQDKIRNYIISMYTTNTLRHVLLAGDTDVIPHRGLYVNFAQAGYTDADIPADMYYSCLDGNWNNDGDAYWGEMYEADLAPEISIGRLCYNSDAEIATFINKTMMYQNAPVVANIKSSLFVGEWLWEGPTWGGDYMDEMIGGSSMHGYTTVGVPTSWNISTLYDRTYGYADAWNANHIRPLLSQGANLVNHLGHSNTTYTMRLNNNQATATTITNNGVNNNFSIYFTQGCYSGAFDNRTTAVGQYTTDCITEKFTSIATSAVAMIAHSRYGWGVQGSTNGPSQYLHRQYIDAIFGESIFELGYTLVDSKIDNIPYISNSPVMYWVTYETNLIGDPALMIWTDTPQQLNVQLPSYWTVGVNNYQIQTNAPNAAIRIKAGNAFVYEGFANAAGLININLLQTLNPGNYDLFLNAHNFYGYSTQITVAASQTPYVVPVNITFIDDDNLYHTGEIVNLSITLKNVGMMNQIAAGTLTLNSASPNILVLNGSYNFNPLAAADSIVVNGVFQIRIQGNYTDGAIAVMQFTTSFDGYSTQTAANLNLNAPVLAMGTYQVVGNSNVINPGSAPHVNFTILNNGSGNAYSPMMILFCEDPFVSLSDFELNLPSIGYNSQIAVNAAFTIQVSPNAPLGHTVSISYILGAENGSSVEGNIVFYIGLMSYAFENDMMGWTSAAPNTSFVNQWNRNNNRNFTPNGSYSMKFGGSGASSYANSAYGVLISPDMTLGLNSRLKFHHWMAAEAHSTPTYAWDGGMVQMSLNGGTWQQITPVGGYPHRIYNNPASPFPANTYVWSGSFNWSEVVFDLSAHSGTAKFRFAFGSDGSVTGEGWYIDDVHIESDPVSNDDESIGALRYQLLGNYPNPFNPSTNISFNLPIKSIVNLTIFNLKGQKVKTLVNAELPSGKHDIVWNGKDENSSPVSSGIYLYRINAGSWQDSRKMMLMK, encoded by the coding sequence ATGAATCGCTTTTTATGTGTCATCGCCCTGCTGCTGCTCGCTTTCGGCATCGTGGCAAATACTGTTTATCACTATGAACTCGCTCTTCCCCGCATCGAGGAAAAGTCCGGGTATTCGAGAGTTTCTCTGGATGGAACGCAGACTTGGGGCGAACCGGGCGAGCCGGCTCTGCCGTGGTTTGGAACCAAGATACTTCTCCCGCTTGGAACAGAAGCGGTGGAAATCAAGATCACGCGCGGCAATCCCAAGACCTACACGCTCGCGAAGCCCATCGAAGCTTTGCAGATCCAGTATCCGTTTTCTCAAACCGAATTGATGCCGCCGACTTTGCCAAACTCCGATATCTACAACGGTGAGATGCCCTTCCCCTATCAGATCCACAATGGACTGAACACTCAATTTTTAGCGGGTCATTCGATCAATTTCAGTGCCGTCAGCCCTTTTGAATATCACCCCCTCAGTGGAGAACTCGTTTTCTATCAAAACTTTCACATAGAGATCGAAACGCGCGCCACGGAACGTGCCGCAAGCGCAATGTATCTGCTCAAGCAGGATGCTCATACCGGCAACCTGCTGCTGCGTTCCACCGATAACCACGCTGCCGTTCCGCGCTACGAATCACGCACGACCGGCTTTGAATATATTATTATCCACGACACCGCCAAGTATAATCAGTGGCTGCCTTTGAAGGATTTCTACACGATGAAGGGATATTCAGTGTTGATGAAACCTCTTCAGGAAATCACTGCTCAGGTCACAGGAAGCGATACTCAGGACAAGATCCGCAACTATATCATCAGCATGTACACCACTAATACTTTGCGCCACGTCCTCCTTGCCGGAGATACTGACGTGATCCCGCATCGTGGTCTCTATGTCAATTTCGCCCAAGCCGGATATACGGACGCAGATATCCCCGCGGACATGTATTATTCCTGCCTGGATGGAAACTGGAACAATGACGGTGACGCCTATTGGGGCGAGATGTACGAAGCCGACCTGGCGCCGGAGATCTCGATTGGAAGATTATGCTACAATTCCGATGCCGAGATCGCCACATTTATCAATAAGACCATGATGTATCAGAACGCACCGGTGGTAGCCAACATCAAAAGCTCGCTCTTCGTGGGCGAATGGCTTTGGGAGGGACCAACCTGGGGCGGAGACTATATGGATGAAATGATCGGAGGTTCTTCCATGCACGGATACACGACCGTGGGAGTGCCGACTTCATGGAATATCAGCACGCTCTATGATCGCACCTATGGCTATGCCGATGCCTGGAACGCCAATCATATCCGTCCACTCCTGAGCCAGGGAGCAAATCTCGTCAATCACCTGGGACACTCAAACACCACATACACAATGCGCCTGAACAACAATCAGGCAACCGCCACGACGATCACAAACAACGGCGTCAACAACAATTTCTCCATATACTTTACTCAAGGCTGCTATTCAGGCGCTTTCGACAACCGCACTACCGCCGTCGGTCAATATACCACGGATTGCATCACGGAAAAGTTTACTTCGATCGCCACTTCCGCAGTTGCCATGATCGCCCATTCACGCTACGGATGGGGTGTGCAGGGCAGCACGAATGGACCATCGCAATATCTGCATCGTCAATATATCGACGCCATTTTTGGGGAGAGTATCTTCGAGCTTGGCTACACTCTGGTGGATTCCAAGATCGATAATATCCCATACATTTCAAACAGCCCGGTGATGTATTGGGTGACTTATGAAACCAACTTGATTGGCGACCCCGCTTTGATGATCTGGACGGACACTCCGCAGCAGCTCAATGTGCAATTGCCCTCCTACTGGACTGTTGGCGTAAATAACTACCAGATCCAGACCAACGCACCTAATGCCGCGATCCGCATCAAAGCCGGTAATGCCTTTGTATATGAAGGATTTGCCAATGCCGCCGGCTTGATCAACATCAACTTGCTACAAACCCTGAATCCTGGTAATTATGACCTCTTTCTCAATGCGCACAATTTCTATGGATACAGCACTCAGATCACCGTGGCAGCAAGCCAGACGCCTTATGTGGTGCCGGTCAACATTACCTTCATCGATGACGACAACCTCTATCACACCGGCGAAATTGTGAATCTCTCGATCACCCTCAAAAACGTGGGGATGATGAATCAGATCGCTGCCGGAACACTCACGCTCAATAGCGCATCGCCTAATATCCTTGTTTTGAATGGCAGCTATAATTTCAATCCCCTTGCCGCAGCGGATTCAATCGTCGTCAACGGTGTTTTCCAGATCAGAATCCAAGGCAATTATACCGACGGAGCAATTGCCGTTATGCAATTTACTACAAGTTTTGACGGCTACAGTACACAAACCGCTGCGAACCTGAATCTGAACGCGCCCGTCCTGGCGATGGGTACCTATCAGGTGGTCGGAAACTCAAACGTGATCAACCCAGGCAGCGCACCTCACGTCAATTTCACGATTCTAAACAATGGAAGCGGCAATGCCTACAGCCCGATGATGATCCTCTTCTGTGAAGACCCCTTTGTCTCACTATCGGATTTTGAACTGAACCTGCCCTCCATCGGTTATAACTCTCAAATCGCTGTGAACGCGGCTTTCACTATCCAGGTTTCACCCAATGCCCCGCTTGGTCATACGGTTTCGATCAGCTATATCCTTGGCGCCGAGAATGGCAGTTCCGTGGAAGGAAACATAGTATTTTACATCGGGTTGATGAGCTATGCCTTCGAAAACGATATGATGGGATGGACGAGCGCCGCTCCGAACACATCTTTTGTGAATCAATGGAATCGAAACAACAACAGAAACTTCACCCCCAACGGCAGCTACTCCATGAAGTTTGGCGGCAGTGGCGCAAGCTCATACGCCAATAGTGCATACGGAGTCTTGATCAGTCCGGATATGACCTTGGGCTTGAACAGCCGGCTCAAATTCCATCACTGGATGGCTGCCGAAGCGCACAGCACACCTACCTATGCTTGGGACGGCGGCATGGTGCAAATGTCTCTGAATGGAGGCACTTGGCAACAGATCACCCCCGTGGGCGGCTACCCGCATCGTATTTATAACAACCCCGCGTCTCCCTTCCCGGCGAACACTTATGTCTGGTCCGGCTCTTTCAATTGGTCGGAAGTGGTGTTTGATCTTTCCGCACATAGCGGCACGGCAAAATTCCGCTTTGCCTTCGGCTCGGACGGCAGCGTCACCGGCGAAGGCTGGTACATAGACGACGTGCATATCGAAAGCGATCCCGTCTCCAATGATGACGAATCCATTGGAGCATTGCGGTATCAGCTATTGGGCAACTATCCCAATCCATTCAACCCCAGCACTAATATCAGTTTCAACCTTCCGATCAAAAGCATCGTGAATCTGACAATATTTAACCTCAAGGGACAGAAGGTAAAAACCCTCGTAAATGCAGAGCTTCCCAGCGGAAAGCATGATATAGTCTGGAACGGAAAAGACGAAAACAGCAGTCCCGTCTCCAGCGGAATCTATCTCTATCGGATCAATGCCGGCTCCTGGCAAGACAGCCGTAAGATGATGTTGATGAAATAG
- a CDS encoding NAD-dependent deacylase: MTNSKPLPHIVALTGAGISAESGIRTFRETGGLWENHKIEDVATPSGFKKDPALVWAFYKERYRNALNSKPNAGHLALVDLESMLQDRFQLITQNVDGLHSAAGNKHVLEMHGSLHRSFCISCKAIFAMTDIDLDMSLPKCVKCGANLRPDIVWFGEIPYALYEIEKIIKDSEIFLIIGTSGAVYPAAGFVMTAKHFGAKTIAVNLDPPDNRSFIDEFYQGKAGEILPQLVKSWIN; this comes from the coding sequence GTGACAAACAGCAAACCGCTTCCTCACATCGTCGCCCTCACCGGAGCAGGCATCAGCGCGGAGTCCGGTATCCGGACTTTCCGCGAGACGGGAGGGCTGTGGGAAAACCATAAGATCGAAGATGTTGCCACACCCAGCGGGTTCAAAAAAGACCCGGCGTTGGTGTGGGCATTTTATAAAGAGCGCTACCGCAACGCATTGAACTCGAAACCCAATGCCGGACACCTCGCTCTTGTGGATCTGGAATCCATGCTGCAAGACCGATTCCAGCTCATCACTCAAAACGTGGATGGCTTGCACAGCGCCGCGGGAAACAAACACGTGCTCGAAATGCACGGCAGCTTACACCGCAGTTTTTGCATATCCTGCAAGGCGATCTTTGCCATGACCGATATCGATTTGGACATGAGCCTCCCAAAATGCGTCAAGTGCGGCGCTAACCTGCGTCCGGACATCGTTTGGTTCGGAGAGATTCCATACGCGCTATACGAGATCGAAAAAATAATTAAAGATTCCGAGATATTTCTCATCATCGGCACCAGCGGAGCAGTCTATCCTGCCGCCGGATTCGTGATGACAGCGAAACACTTTGGCGCCAAAACGATCGCGGTCAATCTTGACCCTCCGGACAACCGCAGCTTCATCGACGAGTTTTATCAAGGCAAGGCTGGCGAGATCCTTCCACAGCTTGTCAAGAGCTGGATCAACTGA